Proteins from a genomic interval of Streptomyces sp. Tu6071:
- a CDS encoding NuoB/complex I 20 kDa subunit family protein translates to MGLEEKLPSGFLLTTVEQAAGWVRKSSMFPATFGLACCAIEMMTTGAGRYDLARFGMEVFRGSPRQADLMIVAGRVSQKMAPVLRQVYDQMPNPKWVISMGVCASSGGMFNNYAIVQGVDHVVPVDIYLPGCPPRPEMLIDAILKLHQKVQGTKLGVNAEEAAREAEEAALKALPLIEMKGLLR, encoded by the coding sequence ATGGGACTCGAAGAGAAACTTCCGAGCGGATTTCTGCTCACCACCGTCGAACAGGCCGCGGGCTGGGTGCGCAAGTCGTCCATGTTCCCCGCGACGTTCGGGCTCGCGTGCTGCGCCATCGAGATGATGACGACGGGCGCGGGCCGCTACGACCTCGCGCGCTTCGGCATGGAGGTCTTCCGGGGCTCGCCCCGGCAGGCGGACCTGATGATCGTCGCGGGCCGGGTGAGCCAGAAGATGGCGCCCGTCCTGCGGCAGGTCTACGACCAGATGCCGAACCCCAAGTGGGTCATCTCCATGGGCGTGTGCGCCTCCTCGGGCGGCATGTTCAACAACTACGCGATCGTGCAGGGCGTGGACCACGTCGTTCCGGTCGACATCTACCTGCCCGGCTGCCCGCCCCGCCCCGAGATGCTGATCGACGCGATCCTCAAGCTGCACCAGAAGGTGCAGGGCACCAAGCTCGGCGTGAACGCGGAAGAAGCGGCCCGCGAGGCCGAGGAGGCCGCGCTCAAGGCGCTGCCCCTCATCGAGATGAAGGGGCTGCTGCGATGA
- a CDS encoding C40 family peptidase has translation MPHTAQIPSHRKPRRSASRIALRAGVASGVLGTLAVAGATGSASAAEPVTETIEMPTLTANLSAAMAAAADSTQQMATSYELRAEQDAAVAKAAKEAKADRKQAEKKAEEKAAAKKKAAEEAAAKRAAERETASRSAARTTLAPSTSASTSTSSGTSTASTQSAGAPASGSAASVIAFLKSHVGDAYVMGGTGPHSWDCSGLTQAAFRSVGVDLPRTSQEQSTAGTQVSVSSAQPGDLLYWGGAGSAYHVGVYIGNGQYLDAANPGKGVVIQDLSGYPASGAIRLL, from the coding sequence ATGCCCCACACCGCTCAGATACCCAGCCACCGGAAGCCCCGCCGGAGCGCCTCCCGCATCGCCCTGCGTGCCGGCGTCGCCAGTGGCGTGCTCGGCACGCTCGCGGTGGCCGGTGCGACGGGTTCGGCCTCGGCCGCCGAACCGGTGACCGAGACCATCGAGATGCCGACCCTCACCGCCAACCTCTCCGCCGCCATGGCCGCCGCCGCCGACTCGACGCAGCAGATGGCCACGAGCTACGAACTGCGCGCCGAGCAGGACGCCGCCGTCGCGAAGGCCGCCAAGGAGGCGAAGGCCGACCGCAAGCAGGCGGAGAAGAAGGCCGAGGAGAAGGCCGCGGCGAAGAAGAAGGCCGCCGAGGAGGCCGCCGCGAAGCGCGCCGCCGAGCGGGAGACCGCCTCGCGCTCCGCCGCCCGTACGACCCTCGCGCCGTCCACGTCCGCGTCCACGTCCACGAGCTCCGGTACGTCCACCGCCTCGACGCAGTCGGCGGGGGCCCCCGCGAGCGGTTCCGCCGCGAGCGTCATCGCCTTCCTCAAGTCGCACGTCGGCGACGCGTACGTCATGGGCGGCACCGGCCCCCACTCGTGGGACTGCTCGGGCCTGACCCAGGCCGCGTTCCGCTCGGTCGGTGTCGACCTCCCGCGCACCTCGCAGGAGCAGTCCACGGCCGGCACCCAGGTCTCCGTCTCCTCGGCGCAGCCGGGCGACCTCCTCTACTGGGGCGGCGCGGGCTCCGCGTACCACGTGGGCGTCTACATCGGGAACGGCCAGTACCTCGACGCCGCCAACCCCGGCAAGGGCGTCGTCATCCAGGATCTCTCCGGCTACCCGGCCTCGGGAGCGATCCGGCTCCTCTGA
- a CDS encoding NADH-quinone oxidoreductase subunit C encodes MSDRTPEDAGTGASPAPADPAPASAPAPEDVPAGAGPDSPGAEGQLPAPRARADEVIAVRRGMFGGSPGGDTSGYGGLVRTVRLPGASSRPYGGWFDEVADELEGALEEQGLVPENALWKTVVDRGELTFHVEREHLVQVARTLRDDPALRFELCTGVSGVHYPGDKGRELHAVYHLRSITHNRLIRVEVSVPDADRHLPSLVALYPTNDWHERETYDFFGLIFDGHPALTRIMMPDDWQGFPQRKDYPLGGIPVEYKGAQIPAPDQRRSYT; translated from the coding sequence ATGAGCGACCGTACGCCCGAGGACGCCGGTACGGGAGCGAGCCCCGCCCCCGCCGACCCGGCCCCCGCGAGCGCGCCCGCTCCCGAGGACGTACCCGCCGGGGCCGGGCCCGACAGCCCCGGCGCCGAGGGGCAGTTGCCCGCGCCCCGGGCGCGGGCCGACGAGGTCATCGCGGTCCGCCGGGGGATGTTCGGCGGCTCGCCGGGCGGTGACACGAGCGGGTACGGCGGGCTGGTGCGCACCGTGCGGCTGCCGGGGGCTTCGAGCCGCCCGTACGGCGGCTGGTTCGACGAGGTCGCCGACGAGCTGGAAGGCGCCCTGGAGGAACAGGGCCTGGTCCCCGAGAACGCGCTGTGGAAGACGGTCGTCGACCGCGGCGAGCTGACCTTCCACGTCGAGCGCGAGCACCTCGTCCAGGTCGCGCGGACGCTGCGCGACGACCCGGCGCTCCGCTTCGAGCTGTGCACCGGGGTGAGCGGGGTGCACTACCCGGGCGACAAGGGACGGGAGCTGCACGCCGTCTACCACCTGCGCTCGATCACCCACAACCGGCTCATCCGCGTCGAGGTGAGCGTGCCCGACGCGGACCGGCACCTGCCCTCGCTCGTCGCGCTCTACCCGACCAACGACTGGCACGAGCGCGAGACCTACGACTTCTTCGGGCTGATCTTCGACGGCCACCCGGCCCTCACGCGGATCATGATGCCCGACGACTGGCAGGGCTTCCCGCAGCGCAAGGACTACCCCCTGGGCGGCATCCCCGTGGAGTACAAGGGCGCCCAGATCCCGGCTCCCGACCAGCGGAGGTCGTACACATGA
- a CDS encoding NADH-quinone oxidoreductase subunit D, with amino-acid sequence MSSTTTPGSRRTTEGTVYTVTGGDWDEVVEAAAKADDERIIVNMGPQHPSTHGVLRLILEIDGETVTEARCGIGYLHTGIEKNLEFRTWTQGTTFVTRMDYLTPFFNETAYCLGVERLLGIEDDVPDRANIVRVLLMELNRISSHLVAIATGGMELGSTTIMIYGFRDRELCLDLFELFTGLRMNHAFVRPGGLAQDLPPGSLDALAEFVKTMRHNLTEYDKLATGNPIFRARMKDVGHLDLTGCMALGATGPILRSAGLPHDLRKAQPYCGYETYDFDIPTDDGCDSYGRFLIRMAEMRESLRIIEQCAERLRQPGPVMVADKKIAWPAQLAQGPDGIGNSLDHIREIMGTSMEALIHHFKLVTEGFRVPPGQAYAAVESAKGELGAHVVSDGGTRPFRVHFRDPSFTNLQAMAAMCEGGQVADVIVAVASIDPVMGGVDR; translated from the coding sequence ATGAGCAGCACCACCACGCCGGGGTCCCGCAGGACCACCGAGGGGACGGTCTACACCGTCACCGGCGGCGACTGGGACGAGGTCGTCGAGGCTGCGGCCAAGGCCGACGACGAGCGCATCATCGTCAACATGGGCCCCCAGCACCCCTCCACGCACGGGGTGTTGCGGCTCATCCTGGAGATCGACGGCGAGACCGTCACCGAGGCCCGCTGCGGCATCGGCTATCTGCACACGGGCATCGAGAAGAACCTGGAGTTCCGCACCTGGACCCAGGGCACGACGTTCGTGACGCGGATGGACTACCTCACGCCGTTCTTCAACGAGACCGCGTACTGCCTCGGCGTCGAGCGCCTGCTCGGCATCGAGGACGACGTACCGGACCGCGCGAACATCGTCCGCGTCCTGCTCATGGAGCTGAACCGCATCTCCTCGCACCTCGTCGCCATCGCGACGGGCGGCATGGAGCTGGGCTCCACGACGATCATGATCTACGGCTTCCGCGACCGCGAACTGTGCCTCGACCTCTTCGAGTTGTTCACCGGCCTGCGCATGAACCACGCGTTCGTCCGCCCCGGCGGGCTCGCGCAGGACCTCCCGCCCGGCTCGCTCGACGCGCTCGCCGAGTTCGTGAAAACGATGCGGCACAACCTCACCGAGTACGACAAGCTCGCCACCGGGAACCCGATCTTCCGGGCCCGCATGAAGGATGTCGGCCACCTCGACCTCACCGGCTGCATGGCCCTCGGCGCGACCGGCCCCATCCTGCGCTCGGCCGGGCTCCCGCACGACCTGCGCAAGGCGCAGCCGTACTGCGGCTACGAGACGTACGACTTCGACATCCCGACCGACGACGGCTGCGACTCCTACGGGCGCTTCCTCATCCGCATGGCCGAGATGCGCGAGTCGCTGCGCATCATCGAGCAGTGCGCGGAGCGCCTGCGGCAGCCCGGCCCGGTCATGGTCGCGGACAAGAAGATCGCCTGGCCCGCCCAGCTCGCCCAGGGGCCCGACGGGATCGGCAACTCGCTCGACCACATCAGGGAGATCATGGGCACCTCCATGGAGGCCCTGATCCACCACTTCAAGCTCGTCACCGAGGGCTTCCGGGTCCCGCCCGGACAGGCTTACGCGGCCGTCGAGTCCGCGAAGGGCGAACTCGGCGCGCACGTCGTGTCGGACGGCGGCACCCGCCCCTTCCGGGTCCACTTCCGCGACCCGTCCTTCACCAACCTTCAGGCCATGGCAGCGATGTGCGAGGGCGGCCAGGTCGCCGACGTCATCGTGGCCGTCGCCTCCATCGACCCCGTGATGGGAGGAGTCGACCGGTGA
- a CDS encoding NADP-dependent oxidoreductase produces MTTTDAPGSTTMLALHQTALGTPDVLRLTEVPRPVPGPGQLLVAVRAAGLNPTDFKHRSQRLFLPPPPFTLGWDVSGTVVATGYGVTLFRPGDDVFGMLPYPHGAGSHAEYVTGPARAFAAKPAGIDHVQAAALPLAALTAWQALVDTAALRAGQRVLVHAAAGGVGHLAVQLAKERGAHVTGTASAPKHDFLRALGADACVDYRTEDFTAAEEPYDVVLDPIGGETATRSAGVLRPGGVLVSLVPGAPDTPAAAEKAGVRAVTLLVEHDHAGMRALAGLAADGRLRAHVSGTFPLAEGARAHAQGETGRTTGKLVLTVG; encoded by the coding sequence ATGACGACCACGGACGCCCCGGGGAGCACCACGATGCTCGCCCTGCACCAGACCGCCCTCGGCACCCCCGACGTGCTCCGCCTCACCGAAGTCCCGCGCCCCGTCCCGGGACCCGGGCAGCTCCTCGTCGCCGTGCGCGCGGCCGGGCTCAACCCCACGGACTTCAAGCACCGCTCGCAGCGCCTCTTCCTGCCGCCCCCGCCCTTCACCCTCGGCTGGGACGTCTCGGGGACGGTCGTCGCGACCGGCTACGGCGTGACCCTCTTCCGCCCCGGCGACGACGTGTTCGGGATGCTCCCCTATCCCCACGGCGCCGGTTCCCACGCCGAGTACGTGACCGGCCCCGCGCGCGCCTTCGCCGCGAAGCCCGCCGGGATCGACCACGTCCAGGCGGCGGCGCTGCCGCTCGCCGCGCTCACCGCCTGGCAAGCCCTCGTCGACACCGCCGCCCTCCGCGCCGGGCAGCGGGTCCTCGTCCACGCGGCGGCCGGTGGCGTCGGGCACCTCGCCGTCCAACTCGCCAAGGAGCGCGGCGCGCACGTCACCGGGACCGCGAGCGCACCCAAGCACGACTTCCTGCGCGCGCTCGGCGCCGACGCCTGCGTCGACTACCGCACGGAGGACTTCACCGCCGCGGAGGAGCCCTACGACGTCGTGCTCGACCCGATCGGCGGCGAGACGGCGACGCGCTCCGCAGGCGTGCTGCGGCCCGGGGGCGTGCTCGTCTCCCTCGTGCCGGGCGCGCCGGACACCCCTGCCGCCGCGGAGAAGGCGGGGGTCCGCGCCGTCACGCTGCTCGTCGAGCACGACCACGCGGGGATGCGCGCGCTCGCCGGGCTCGCGGCGGACGGCCGTCTGCGCGCCCACGTCTCCGGCACCTTCCCGCTCGCCGAGGGCGCCCGCGCGCACGCCCAGGGGGAGACGGGCCGCACGACGGGCAAGCTCGTCCTGACCGTGGGGTGA
- the nuoF gene encoding NADH-quinone oxidoreductase subunit NuoF, whose translation MTVAAEDAGNAGDAGSKGSAGPGDFLAPVLSASWDQPESWTLDTYRRCDDGYEGLKKALAMSPDDLIAYVKDAGLRGRGGAGFPTGMKWQFIPQGDGKPHYLVVNADESEPGTCKDIPLLFANPHALIEGIVIACYAIRSSHAFIYLRGEVVPVLRRLHEAVREAYAAGYLGENILGSGIDLELTVHAGAGAYICGEETALLDSLEGRRGQPRLRPPFPAVEGLYACPTVVNNVESIASVPAILNRGKEWFRSMGSEKSPGFTLYSLSGHVASPGQYEAPLGITLRQLLDLSGGMRPGHRLKFWTPGGSSTPMFTEEHLDVPLDYEGVGAAGSMLGTKALQCFDETTCVVRAVTRWTEFYAHESCGKCTPCREGTYWLVQLLRDIEAGKGRADDLDKLLDIADNINGKSFCALGDGAASPIASSLKYFREEYEAHLDGKGCPFDPAKSTLWADKRDTHLEVTA comes from the coding sequence ATGACCGTGGCAGCCGAAGACGCGGGGAACGCGGGCGACGCGGGGAGCAAGGGGAGCGCCGGCCCCGGCGACTTCCTCGCCCCCGTCCTCTCCGCCTCCTGGGATCAGCCCGAGTCGTGGACGCTCGACACGTACCGCCGCTGCGACGACGGGTACGAGGGCCTCAAGAAGGCGCTCGCGATGAGCCCGGACGACCTCATCGCCTACGTCAAGGACGCGGGCCTGCGGGGCAGGGGCGGCGCCGGGTTCCCGACCGGGATGAAGTGGCAGTTCATCCCGCAGGGCGACGGAAAGCCGCACTACCTCGTCGTCAACGCGGACGAGTCGGAGCCCGGGACGTGCAAGGACATCCCGCTCCTCTTCGCCAATCCGCACGCCCTCATCGAGGGCATCGTCATCGCGTGCTACGCCATCCGCTCCTCGCACGCCTTCATCTACCTCCGCGGTGAAGTCGTCCCCGTGCTGCGCCGCCTGCACGAGGCCGTGCGCGAGGCGTACGCCGCCGGGTACCTCGGCGAGAACATCCTCGGCAGCGGCATCGACCTGGAGCTGACCGTGCACGCGGGCGCGGGCGCGTACATCTGCGGCGAGGAGACCGCGCTCCTCGACTCCCTCGAAGGCAGGCGCGGACAGCCCCGGCTCCGGCCGCCCTTCCCGGCCGTCGAGGGCCTGTACGCCTGCCCCACTGTCGTGAACAACGTCGAATCCATCGCCTCGGTTCCCGCGATCCTGAACCGGGGCAAGGAGTGGTTCCGCTCGATGGGCAGCGAGAAGTCCCCCGGCTTCACGCTGTACTCGCTCAGCGGGCACGTCGCCAGTCCGGGCCAGTACGAGGCCCCGCTCGGCATCACGCTGCGGCAACTCCTCGACCTCAGTGGCGGGATGCGCCCCGGGCACCGCCTCAAGTTCTGGACCCCTGGCGGCAGTTCGACGCCGATGTTCACCGAGGAGCACCTCGACGTCCCCCTCGACTACGAGGGCGTCGGCGCCGCCGGGTCCATGCTCGGCACCAAGGCGCTCCAGTGCTTCGACGAGACGACGTGCGTCGTGCGCGCCGTGACGCGCTGGACCGAGTTCTACGCGCACGAGTCCTGCGGAAAGTGCACCCCCTGCCGCGAAGGCACCTACTGGCTCGTGCAGTTGCTCCGCGACATCGAGGCGGGCAAGGGCCGCGCCGACGACCTCGACAAGCTCCTCGACATCGCCGACAACATCAACGGCAAGTCCTTCTGCGCCCTCGGCGACGGCGCCGCCTCGCCGATCGCGTCCTCGCTCAAGTACTTCCGCGAGGAGTACGAGGCCCACCTCGACGGCAAGGGCTGCCCCTTCGACCCCGCCAAGTCCACGCTCTGGGCGGACAAGCGTGACACGCACCTGGAGGTGACCGCATGA
- a CDS encoding NADH-quinone oxidoreductase subunit A, with product MNAYAPILVLGALGAGFAIFSVVMATLIGPKRYNRAKLEAYECGIEPTPTPAGGGRFPIKYYLTAMLFIVFDIEIVFLYPWAVTFDALGVFGLVEMLLFVLTVFVAYAYVWRRGGLEWD from the coding sequence GTGAACGCTTATGCGCCCATCCTCGTACTGGGAGCCCTCGGGGCAGGCTTTGCGATCTTCTCCGTGGTCATGGCCACGCTTATCGGTCCAAAGCGTTACAACAGGGCGAAGCTCGAAGCCTATGAATGCGGAATCGAACCCACCCCCACGCCGGCCGGCGGCGGGCGATTCCCCATCAAGTACTACCTGACGGCGATGCTCTTCATCGTCTTCGACATCGAGATCGTCTTTCTCTACCCCTGGGCCGTGACCTTCGACGCCCTGGGCGTTTTCGGGCTCGTGGAGATGCTGCTCTTCGTGCTCACCGTCTTCGTCGCCTATGCGTACGTATGGCGGCGCGGCGGCCTGGAATGGGACTGA
- a CDS encoding GlxA family transcriptional regulator, translated as MSCDPDLRLNPAPRPGAHKVVVLALDGVYPFELGIPHRVLGSAGGRYEVLSASVDGGPVRTDADLTVTPGHGPEALAGADTVIIPPHALSAVGADPDPAALAALARVRPGTRLVSICTGAFLLAAAGLLDGRRATTHWALTEHFQRLFPRVEFDPNVLFVDHGDVLTSAGAASGVDVCLHLVRRDHGTEVANQVARCCVVPPYRDGGQAQYVERPLPPASEAGTGPTRDWALGRLDRALPLDELAAHAAMSARTFARRFQEETGLSPGRWLTQQRLRRARHLLESSDLPVERVAHEVGFATATSLRRHLAADSGVTPSTYRRTFRAAGA; from the coding sequence ATGTCTTGTGACCCGGACCTCCGGCTGAACCCGGCGCCCCGCCCCGGCGCCCACAAGGTCGTCGTGCTCGCGCTCGACGGCGTCTACCCCTTCGAGCTCGGCATCCCGCACCGGGTCCTGGGCTCGGCGGGCGGCCGGTACGAGGTGCTCTCGGCGAGCGTGGACGGCGGGCCCGTACGGACCGACGCGGACCTCACCGTCACCCCCGGGCACGGCCCGGAGGCCCTCGCCGGGGCGGACACGGTGATCATCCCGCCGCACGCGCTCTCCGCCGTCGGGGCGGACCCCGACCCGGCGGCGCTCGCCGCGCTCGCCCGCGTGCGGCCCGGGACGCGGCTCGTGTCCATCTGCACGGGGGCCTTCCTGCTGGCGGCGGCCGGGCTCCTGGACGGGCGCCGCGCCACGACGCACTGGGCGCTCACCGAGCACTTCCAGCGGCTCTTCCCCCGGGTCGAGTTCGACCCGAACGTGCTCTTCGTCGACCACGGCGACGTGCTGACCTCGGCGGGCGCGGCGAGCGGCGTGGACGTGTGCCTGCACCTGGTGCGGCGGGACCACGGCACCGAGGTCGCGAACCAGGTCGCCCGCTGCTGCGTCGTGCCGCCCTACCGGGACGGCGGCCAGGCGCAGTACGTGGAGCGCCCGCTGCCCCCGGCGAGCGAGGCCGGTACGGGGCCGACGCGGGACTGGGCGCTCGGACGGCTCGACCGGGCGCTGCCGCTGGACGAGCTGGCCGCCCACGCGGCGATGAGCGCCCGTACCTTCGCGCGGCGCTTCCAGGAGGAGACGGGCCTGAGCCCGGGGCGCTGGCTCACCCAGCAGCGGCTGCGCCGCGCGCGCCATCTGCTCGAATCGAGCGATCTCCCGGTGGAACGCGTCGCGCACGAGGTCGGTTTCGCCACGGCGACGTCGCTGCGGCGCCACCTGGCGGCGGACTCGGGCGTCACGCCCTCGACGTACCGGCGGACGTTCCGCGCGGCGGGGGCCTAG
- a CDS encoding NADH-quinone oxidoreductase subunit G, translated as MTVTTGAPASGAPAAPPPEDLVTLTIDGAEISVPKGTLVIRAAEELGIEIPRFCDHPLLDPAGACRQCIVEVEGQRKPMASCTITCTEGMVVKTQLTSPVATKAQHGVMELLLINHPLDCPVCDKGGECPLQNQALSHGNAESRFEGKKRTYEKPVPISAQVLLDRERCVLCARCTRFSNQIAGDPMIELIERGALQQVGTGDGDPFESYFSGNTIQICPVGALTSAAYRFRSRPFDLTSSPSVCEHCAGGCATRTDHRRGKVMRRLAANDPEVNEEWLCDKGRFGFRYAQQTDRLTNPLVRDAESGELRVVSWPEALEAAAAGLAGARGRAGILTGGRLTVEDAYAYSKFARVALGTNDIDFRARAHSAEEADFLAAHVAGRGADLDGTGVTYRLLEEAPAVLLAGIEAEEEAAGVFLRLRKAWRKHGQRVFSLATHATRGLTKAGGTLLPAAPGTETEWLDALAGGVGLEDLGREALEALRAEGSVIVVGERLATVPGALTAAVRTATATGADLVWIPRRAGERGALEAGALPSVLPGGRPATDPRARSEVARTWGLAELPSRYGRDTAQIVRAARDGEIGALLVAGVELGDLPEPAVAAEALDRVGFLVSLEQRPSDVTRRADVVLPVAAVAEKAGTFLNWEGRARMFEAALKPDQMTRRLAPTDARALQMLADAMDVHLGLPDLAAARRELDALGAAEIPARARFDARPTGTPVPQPRPAAGEAVLAGHRLLLDRGRLQEGDQALAATRHAAVARLSAATAIEAGVAEGEVLEVSGPAGTTALPLVVTEAMPDRVVWLPLNSVGEGVAADTGAAVGSLVRIGPARPVPEPEATS; from the coding sequence ATGACCGTGACGACAGGCGCGCCCGCTTCGGGTGCCCCCGCCGCGCCCCCGCCCGAGGACCTGGTCACCCTGACCATCGACGGCGCCGAGATCTCCGTGCCCAAGGGCACCCTCGTGATCCGCGCCGCCGAGGAACTCGGCATCGAGATCCCCCGCTTCTGCGACCACCCGCTGCTCGACCCCGCCGGGGCCTGCCGCCAGTGCATCGTGGAAGTGGAGGGCCAGCGCAAGCCGATGGCCTCGTGCACCATCACGTGCACCGAGGGGATGGTCGTCAAGACGCAGCTCACCTCGCCCGTCGCCACCAAGGCGCAGCACGGCGTGATGGAACTGCTCCTGATCAACCACCCCCTCGACTGCCCCGTGTGCGACAAGGGCGGCGAGTGCCCGCTCCAGAACCAGGCGCTCTCGCACGGCAACGCGGAATCCCGCTTCGAGGGCAAGAAGCGCACGTACGAGAAGCCCGTTCCGATCTCCGCGCAGGTCCTCCTGGACCGCGAGCGGTGCGTGCTGTGCGCGCGGTGCACGCGGTTCTCGAACCAGATCGCCGGGGACCCGATGATCGAGCTGATCGAGCGCGGGGCGCTCCAGCAGGTCGGCACCGGCGACGGCGACCCCTTCGAGTCGTACTTCTCCGGCAACACCATCCAGATCTGCCCGGTCGGCGCGCTCACCTCGGCCGCGTACCGCTTCCGCTCGCGGCCCTTCGACCTCACGTCGAGCCCGAGCGTGTGCGAGCACTGCGCGGGCGGCTGCGCGACCCGCACCGACCACCGGCGCGGCAAGGTCATGCGGCGGCTCGCCGCGAACGACCCCGAGGTCAACGAGGAATGGCTGTGCGACAAGGGCCGCTTCGGCTTCCGGTACGCGCAGCAGACCGACCGCCTCACCAACCCGCTCGTGCGCGACGCGGAGAGCGGTGAACTGCGCGTCGTCTCCTGGCCGGAGGCCCTCGAAGCCGCCGCCGCCGGGCTCGCGGGCGCGCGGGGGCGGGCCGGAATCCTCACCGGGGGCCGGCTCACCGTCGAGGACGCCTACGCGTACAGCAAGTTCGCGCGCGTCGCGCTCGGCACCAACGACATCGACTTCCGCGCCCGCGCGCACAGCGCGGAGGAGGCCGACTTCCTCGCCGCGCACGTCGCGGGGCGCGGCGCCGACCTCGACGGCACGGGCGTCACGTACCGCCTCCTCGAAGAGGCGCCCGCCGTGCTGCTCGCCGGGATCGAGGCCGAGGAGGAGGCCGCGGGGGTCTTCCTGCGGCTTCGCAAGGCCTGGCGCAAGCACGGCCAGCGCGTCTTCTCGCTCGCGACGCACGCCACCCGCGGCCTCACCAAGGCGGGCGGCACGCTCCTTCCCGCGGCGCCGGGCACCGAGACCGAGTGGCTCGACGCGCTCGCGGGCGGCGTCGGGCTGGAGGACCTCGGCCGCGAGGCGCTCGAAGCGCTGCGCGCCGAGGGCTCCGTGATCGTCGTCGGCGAACGCCTCGCGACCGTCCCCGGCGCGCTGACCGCCGCCGTACGGACCGCGACCGCGACCGGCGCCGACCTCGTGTGGATTCCGCGCAGGGCGGGGGAGCGCGGCGCCCTGGAGGCCGGGGCGCTGCCCTCGGTCCTCCCGGGCGGGCGCCCCGCGACCGACCCGCGCGCCCGTTCCGAGGTCGCGCGCACGTGGGGGCTCGCCGAACTGCCCTCGCGGTACGGGCGCGACACCGCGCAGATCGTGCGCGCGGCCAGGGACGGCGAGATCGGCGCCCTGCTTGTCGCGGGCGTCGAACTCGGCGACCTGCCCGAGCCCGCGGTGGCCGCAGAGGCGCTGGACCGCGTCGGCTTCCTCGTGAGCCTGGAGCAGCGCCCGAGCGACGTGACGCGCCGCGCGGACGTCGTACTCCCCGTCGCCGCCGTCGCCGAGAAGGCGGGCACCTTCCTCAACTGGGAGGGCAGGGCGCGGATGTTCGAAGCCGCGCTCAAGCCCGACCAGATGACCAGGCGCCTCGCCCCGACCGACGCGCGCGCCCTCCAGATGCTCGCCGACGCGATGGACGTCCACCTCGGCCTGCCCGACCTCGCCGCCGCGCGCCGCGAGCTCGACGCGCTCGGCGCCGCCGAGATCCCGGCCAGGGCCCGCTTCGACGCGCGGCCCACCGGCACCCCCGTACCGCAGCCGCGACCCGCGGCCGGGGAGGCCGTGCTCGCCGGGCACCGGCTGCTCCTGGACCGGGGGCGGCTCCAGGAGGGCGACCAGGCGCTCGCCGCGACGCGGCACGCCGCCGTCGCCCGGCTCTCGGCCGCGACCGCGATCGAGGCGGGCGTCGCCGAGGGCGAGGTCCTGGAGGTCTCGGGGCCCGCGGGGACGACGGCGCTGCCGCTCGTCGTGACCGAGGCGATGCCCGACCGGGTGGTGTGGCTGCCGCTCAACTCGGTGGGCGAGGGCGTGGCGGCCGACACGGGCGCCGCGGTCGGCTCGCTCGTACGGATCGGGCCCGCACGGCCCGTACCGGAGCCGGAGGCCACGTCGTGA
- the nuoE gene encoding NADH-quinone oxidoreductase subunit NuoE encodes MPQLPAPDYPPEVRARLEADAAEIISRYPGARSALLPLLHLVQSEEGHVTRTGMAFCAQQLGLTTAEVNAVATFYTMYRRKPSGDYQVGVCTNTLCAVMGGDAIFETLQEHLAVGNDETTEDGKVTLEHIECNAACDFAPVVMVNWEFFDNQTPESAVRLVDDLRAGREVEPTRGAPLCTFKETARILAGFPDQREGAVAASGGAGAASLVGLRYAKGENPQPRVVHPRPVSGEPEDDAPAHGTGGQSPSAHPSSHDAPQETSASDPAHPAGPTAEEGE; translated from the coding sequence ATGCCGCAGCTCCCCGCGCCCGACTACCCGCCCGAGGTCCGCGCGCGCCTGGAGGCGGACGCGGCCGAGATCATCTCCCGCTACCCGGGGGCCCGTTCGGCGTTGCTGCCGCTGCTCCACCTCGTGCAGTCCGAGGAAGGACACGTCACGCGGACCGGAATGGCCTTCTGCGCACAGCAGTTGGGGCTCACCACCGCCGAGGTGAACGCGGTCGCGACCTTCTACACGATGTACCGGCGCAAGCCCTCGGGCGACTACCAGGTCGGGGTCTGCACCAACACGCTGTGCGCGGTGATGGGCGGCGACGCGATCTTCGAGACGCTCCAGGAGCACCTGGCCGTCGGCAACGACGAGACGACCGAGGACGGCAAGGTCACGCTGGAGCACATCGAGTGCAACGCGGCCTGCGACTTCGCGCCCGTCGTGATGGTGAACTGGGAGTTCTTCGACAACCAGACACCCGAGTCGGCCGTCCGGCTCGTCGACGACCTGCGCGCCGGGCGCGAGGTCGAGCCGACCCGGGGCGCGCCGCTGTGCACCTTCAAGGAGACCGCGCGCATCCTCGCCGGCTTCCCCGACCAGCGCGAGGGCGCGGTCGCCGCGAGCGGCGGCGCGGGAGCCGCCTCGCTCGTCGGGCTGCGGTACGCCAAGGGCGAGAACCCGCAGCCGCGCGTCGTCCACCCCCGCCCGGTGAGCGGGGAGCCCGAGGACGACGCGCCCGCGCACGGCACCGGCGGCCAGTCGCCGAGCGCCCACCCCAGTTCGCACGACGCGCCGCAGGAGACCTCGGCGTCCGATCCCGCCCACCCGGCGGGACCCACCGCAGAGGAGGGGGAGTGA